Within Spinacia oleracea cultivar Varoflay chromosome 4, BTI_SOV_V1, whole genome shotgun sequence, the genomic segment tttgggttttgttaattgttcttttatgtttattagatataaatcttaatgttcttttatgtttgttcttttttcaaaaagtacagtattgaagagcaaaggaagcttttacttgaccagcaacaaatgatgttaaatcttcaaaaacagctGAAGGAACAAGAAGAGAAGCTGAATAAACAGAGCAATtactcaaaagaacaaaaagaggatgaacctcaaagaacattataaataaaagaacattataaataaagaaaaagaacattataaatacagaaaagaacatatcatgtagaacacttattttaaccatgtaaaacaacattaccaataaaaaaacgaacaacaatagagcataaaagaacataataaagtaaagaaaaagaacattataaataacagaaaataacatatcatgtagaacacttattttaaccatgtgaaaaaagaacaagaaaaaagataaaagaacaacaaaaatggtaaaagaacaatttgatTTGAAGTGTAtaatatcaaaagaacaacaagctaaagcaaaaaagaaaaacaagctaaagcataaaagaacaacaagctaaagcaaaaaagaaaaacatgttcaataattattttctgtattattacaatctcttaatacatacttcgtatatgagaaccaatatataaaagaacaaaagataagactaaaagaacatataaaatcgaaaaaagaacagaaatcaaaatcatcagaaatatataatcaagatacattaatcatcaaaattatcaaaatatagaatcaaaatacattaatcaaggttattgagaaatgcagaaatcgaaatgatcaaaaaaatcaaaataaattgaaatgatgaaaataacgaacatggaaatcaaaatcatcataaataagtaattcgtttttaaaaaattgaaaaattaccttcataaatcggattatcagcagaggaattcaaatttgaagaagaagaatcaatagaatttgatattgaagtagaaaaatcaaccaatatctgataattttcattactttctctctcctcttcacagtttctctttcctttccatagtttttctctctcctcttctcaAATTCTGattcaaaaattataaaaaggaatgtatatataccagaaaaatggagcgaaaaacaaaagaacggcaaaaaagggacagagcagtcattgttcttttttttaacaaaagaacaacgtttgttcttttttatcaaaaaacaacgtttgttcttttcttctccAGATTAAACAAGATATCCGCGTTTTATATGTGACGCGTGTCGTTTGGACACATAAACACCGCTGCACACTCGTATTTGCGGACACCACACCCTAAAAGTTACTGTATACGCCACTGCTTACTTCACACCAACAACAATGGCGTCAAGGCGGTGTTTCACCACTCTCACCCGCCTTTCTTTCAACCCCCTCTTCTCCAAGTCCAACTCTCTCCACTCCCTCAAATCCCTAACTTCTCCCTTCCGTTCTCTGCAATGCCTCCCTGACACTCTCTCTCCTGAATCCCACCCTCATTCATTCCTCCCTCGCTACTTCTCTTCCCGTACTCAAAACCCTAAATCCCCCAAAATCATCGAAAACGACGATGACAACGAAGACGACGACGACGACGACGACGACGATGATGAGGAAGATTATACAAGCGGAGAAGAGGAAAGAGAAGTTTCAAATGAGCCGTCTAATCTAGCTGATAGATCGTATTTTGTGGAGGATAAAATTGAAGAAGCTGCTCATATTGGGTATAAGGTTATTGGGCCGCTTTTGCCTACTGATCGGGTTTTTAAACCCTATGAACCCGCTTTTGCAGTTGTTCAGGTTTGATTTCTTTTCTAATTTTGTAGTTTTTGTTTCGAATTCGGTGTTTTTTGGGTTTAGGGTTTAATTGAGGTTTTTGATTTGTTTTGCGGTTTAGGTAGGATCGCATCAGTTTAAAGTGAGTAATGGGGATTGCATCTATGTGGAGAAGCTCAAGTACTGTGAGGTCAATGATAAGGTATTTCATTTTTCTGATTAAGGCTAAGTTCAGTGATTAATGATCAATATAATTTGTAATAGCATTAGAATTGTTGAAGCATTTGGTTTTCGATTTTCTGGGGAGAAATGACTGATTTTGTTGCCTACACGAAATTGCTGGGAAGATGGTACTGTTTTGAATTATGGTAGTTTTACATTTTTGTCTGTATGCTGTTCTTTCACTGGTAATTAGACTTGTTTAGTGCTACAGATGCTGTTCTTTATCACTGGTAATTAGACTTGTTTAGTGCTACTCGTACTTTGGTGTGAGAACCCCTTTCTGTACATCTTTTTGTTATGTGTCAACATTTTGCTATTAATAGAGCACATATCAATTTTCGTCCATGGTGAAGCAGTTAATGTGTAGTACATGAAAActgttccttttttttattgttcTTTTTCATATCTAAAGAGCTGAGAATGACCAAAAGGAAAGTGGGAAAAACGGTTTATGTATCCGGATTCTTAACAGAAAAGCAAAACTAGATTGACTAAGATGATTGAATTAATATAACCAATTTTCTCTTGAGAGTGCCCACTTGATTACTAGTATGGAGGCATAGTTAGGGTGATGATAAATCTGTGCTGCCCTGTATTGGCTGTAGAAGATATTTAAGGTCTATTTTGATGACAGTCTTGATCAATTATGATAGTCCTTTGTTGCACTTGAAAGAGCAAAAGTACCTTTATGTAGAATGCCTATATACGGTGGTGAACAAAGTACCTCTGTGCAGAATGCCTTGATCACTATAAGCAATGAGGATTTCCTGACTTCGTTGTCCTATTTTGTTTCTAAAATCCTCATTTGATGCATTTCTTGCAAACACTCTAATAACCGTAACCTTACTTCCTAAATCAGTGGAAACTAGCAAGTGTATACTTTTCAGCAAGCGTCCTCTTACATTGAGATGTAGAATTTTTACAAGTGTCATGTGATGCCCCCTGAGCATAAACTGGACATCTTGTGCCTGAAAATTATTTTTGGTTTCTCTCTTTCTTTACATGCATGCATCGATGTTTTAGTGTTTTGTGACccaaattttaataatttatttaagtTATCTCCATTTCATCAAGTTGTTCCTCACAGTAACTTTGCCCATATATACCAATAATTCAGATTGGT encodes:
- the LOC110790691 gene encoding 50S ribosomal protein L21, mitochondrial → MASRRCFTTLTRLSFNPLFSKSNSLHSLKSLTSPFRSLQCLPDTLSPESHPHSFLPRYFSSRTQNPKSPKIIENDDDNEDDDDDDDDDDEEDYTSGEEEREVSNEPSNLADRSYFVEDKIEEAAHIGYKVIGPLLPTDRVFKPYEPAFAVVQVGSHQFKVSNGDCIYVEKLKYCEVNDKLILSKVLMAGSPTQTMIGRPILPEVAVHAVVEEHALDAKVIIFKKKRRKNYRRTKGHRQELTRLRITDVEGIEKPEAPPVGKTPKLSAKKVEKVAMDA